From the Deinococcus radiophilus genome, one window contains:
- a CDS encoding YggS family pyridoxal phosphate-dependent enzyme codes for MSLPDILTRIRAAEAKAGRVPGSAELVAVTKGRPLSEIRAKVLAHGTFPLGENRGQEVRDKVQEWTETAGGAPQPQWHYIGPLQSNKVKYLEQVSLVHAIEDVAQAEVVARYAEKWGHAPAVLLQLHNGEEQKHGIPAADLPAVLREVLGTGLEVRGLMVMAPYDQPEAARCIFREAAQRAHDLGLGELSMGMSGDFETAIEEGATLVRVGTALFED; via the coding sequence ATGAGCCTGCCTGACATTCTGACCCGTATTCGTGCCGCTGAAGCCAAAGCTGGACGCGTCCCAGGCAGCGCGGAGCTGGTGGCCGTGACCAAGGGACGCCCTCTCTCCGAAATTCGGGCGAAGGTGCTGGCGCACGGCACATTCCCGCTGGGTGAGAACCGGGGCCAGGAAGTGCGCGACAAGGTGCAGGAATGGACCGAAACGGCGGGCGGGGCGCCGCAACCGCAGTGGCACTACATCGGGCCGCTGCAGAGCAACAAGGTCAAATATCTGGAGCAGGTGAGCCTGGTTCACGCCATTGAGGACGTGGCCCAGGCCGAAGTGGTGGCCCGCTACGCTGAGAAATGGGGTCACGCTCCAGCAGTCTTGCTTCAGCTCCACAACGGCGAGGAACAGAAGCATGGCATCCCGGCAGCCGACTTACCCGCCGTGCTGCGAGAGGTACTTGGGACTGGTTTGGAAGTGCGTGGCCTGATGGTCATGGCGCCCTACGATCAGCCTGAAGCCGCCCGCTGCATCTTCCGTGAGGCGGCGCAGCGGGCGCATGATCTGGGTCTGGGTGAGCTGAGTATGGGGATGAGTGGTGACTTTGAGACAGCCATTGAGGAGGGCGCCACCCTGGTGCGGGTGGGGACAGCTCTGTTTGAGGACTGA
- the mutY gene encoding A/G-specific adenine glycosylase — protein sequence MKPTQLPWPTVRQALLDWFDSQGRDLPWRVGPEGRRDPYRVWVAEILLQQTQVARGQVYYGRFLEAFPDVQALAAAPQDAVLKAWEGCGYYARARNLHRAAGLVAAQGFPQEYADWLALPGVGPYTAAAVSSLAYGEARAVSDGNVRRVLARLLGERQPSENWVQTRADELLDQDRPAAWNEAVMDLGATVCTPKAPACSVCPLRQWCAAYASGEPTAYPAPKKRTAAQQVQAAALLIGDGQAAVLEQRQGTLLGGLFGLPLQELTSQAVTPKEALKQLGTRLNLNTKLVEQAHLLGEISHTMTHRQIQLWVYHLPASAAQQPLTQVASAALSRLDHKALALLDAPPRLL from the coding sequence GTGAAGCCGACTCAATTGCCCTGGCCTACCGTGCGCCAGGCCTTACTGGACTGGTTTGACAGCCAGGGCCGTGATCTGCCCTGGCGCGTAGGGCCTGAAGGTAGACGTGATCCTTACCGCGTATGGGTCGCGGAAATTTTGCTGCAACAAACCCAGGTGGCGCGCGGCCAGGTGTATTACGGCCGCTTTCTGGAGGCTTTTCCGGATGTGCAGGCCCTGGCCGCCGCACCGCAAGACGCCGTGCTGAAAGCCTGGGAGGGCTGCGGTTACTACGCCCGCGCCCGCAACCTTCACCGCGCTGCTGGCCTGGTGGCCGCTCAGGGCTTTCCGCAGGAGTATGCGGACTGGCTGGCCCTGCCGGGTGTGGGTCCATACACGGCGGCGGCGGTCAGCAGCCTGGCGTATGGCGAGGCACGCGCGGTCAGTGACGGCAACGTGCGCCGGGTCCTGGCTCGCCTGCTGGGCGAACGTCAGCCGTCCGAAAACTGGGTCCAGACCCGCGCCGACGAATTGCTTGACCAGGACCGACCCGCCGCCTGGAACGAAGCGGTGATGGACCTGGGGGCTACCGTCTGCACCCCCAAGGCGCCAGCTTGCTCTGTCTGCCCACTGCGCCAGTGGTGCGCGGCTTATGCCTCGGGTGAACCCACCGCCTACCCAGCCCCCAAAAAGCGCACTGCCGCCCAGCAGGTGCAGGCTGCCGCGCTCCTGATCGGCGACGGACAAGCGGCAGTGCTGGAACAACGCCAGGGCACCTTGCTGGGTGGCCTGTTCGGCCTGCCCCTGCAAGAGTTGACGTCACAGGCTGTCACTCCCAAGGAGGCCCTCAAGCAGCTAGGAACCCGCCTGAACCTGAACACCAAGCTGGTGGAACAGGCCCATCTGCTGGGTGAAATCAGCCACACCATGACCCACCGCCAGATTCAGCTCTGGGTGTATCACTTGCCTGCCAGCGCAGCGCAGCAGCCACTGACTCAGGTCGCCAGCGCGGCCCTCTCGCGGCTGGACCACAAGGCCCTGGCCCTGCTGGATGCACCCCCGCGCCTGCTTTAG
- a CDS encoding S41 family peptidase, translating to MGQRPVWKAAGVRWTAGWLVLVLWSAGLAQTAVQPRAIPALPPQQQVQPAPEVSAAQQAFSEVAAQLLGEYGGLSAVDRQALIREYQGRLDAVCQAQGPRCAADTAYPVIEAQLTALGDPHTFLQWPDEYQEFLSSALGGDRVQYGVKLADLDGERRLVTEVIPGSAAAQAGLRRGDVLLTLNGVAYTYRALTDAREASQAVRLGVDRQGQRLSVSLQAARTSAAELPRLSWVGERGRTALIRIPTFLAGGRVAVAVHRQVAWAQARGADGVVVDLRGNAGGSLLECDLAASAFVPRFERVSQSADGPQQMVVQGGQRRDDAQLIGAVPAPQLWRGPLAVLVDQSSASCAEFFAYEVQRAGVGQVVGEATAGVGNTATRVYAVTGGAGLQMTVLHYAKPGGVAYPVRVQPDLTVQSGEAFLRALAQGRDLTLEAGLQALRSQPRHGLASTDAAVGE from the coding sequence ATGGGTCAGCGCCCGGTGTGGAAAGCTGCCGGAGTCCGCTGGACCGCCGGGTGGTTGGTGCTGGTTCTGTGGAGCGCGGGCCTGGCCCAGACCGCTGTGCAGCCGCGGGCAATCCCGGCCCTCCCGCCTCAGCAGCAGGTGCAGCCTGCTCCCGAAGTGTCGGCAGCGCAGCAGGCCTTTAGCGAGGTGGCGGCTCAGCTGCTGGGGGAGTACGGTGGTCTGTCAGCTGTTGACCGTCAGGCGCTGATCCGTGAGTACCAGGGGCGGCTGGACGCGGTCTGCCAGGCCCAGGGTCCACGCTGCGCTGCCGACACTGCCTATCCGGTGATTGAGGCACAGCTGACCGCGCTGGGCGACCCGCACACTTTCTTGCAGTGGCCGGACGAGTATCAGGAATTTCTGAGCAGTGCGCTGGGCGGGGACCGCGTGCAGTACGGTGTCAAGCTGGCCGATTTGGACGGTGAACGGCGACTGGTGACGGAAGTGATCCCAGGGAGCGCCGCCGCCCAGGCTGGACTGCGCCGGGGAGATGTGCTGCTGACGCTAAACGGTGTGGCCTACACCTATCGTGCGCTGACGGATGCGCGTGAGGCGAGTCAGGCCGTGCGACTGGGGGTGGATCGCCAGGGTCAGCGCCTGAGTGTGTCGCTGCAAGCGGCCCGCACCTCCGCCGCCGAGTTGCCCCGGCTGAGCTGGGTGGGCGAGCGGGGCCGCACAGCCCTGATCCGCATTCCCACTTTCCTGGCTGGGGGCCGGGTGGCGGTGGCCGTACACCGCCAGGTCGCCTGGGCACAGGCGCGTGGCGCGGACGGTGTGGTGGTCGACCTGCGTGGCAACGCGGGCGGCAGCCTGCTGGAGTGTGACCTTGCCGCCAGCGCCTTTGTGCCCCGCTTTGAGCGCGTGTCGCAGAGTGCGGACGGCCCGCAGCAGATGGTGGTGCAGGGCGGCCAGCGCCGGGACGATGCCCAACTGATCGGAGCGGTGCCCGCGCCGCAGCTGTGGCGTGGGCCACTGGCGGTGCTGGTGGACCAGAGCAGCGCTTCGTGTGCCGAGTTCTTCGCTTATGAGGTGCAGCGTGCTGGGGTGGGGCAGGTGGTCGGTGAAGCGACGGCGGGCGTCGGCAATACGGCCACCCGCGTCTATGCCGTGACCGGGGGTGCAGGTTTGCAGATGACCGTGCTGCACTACGCCAAGCCTGGTGGTGTGGCCTATCCGGTGCGGGTGCAGCCTGACCTGACCGTGCAGAGCGGTGAAGCCTTCCTTCGCGCACTGGCCCAGGGGCGCGACTTGACGCTGGAGGCCGGACTGCAGGCCCTCCGTAGCCAGCCGCGTCATGGACTGGCCAGCACCGACGCCGCCGTGGGTGAATAG
- a CDS encoding tyrosine-type recombinase/integrase, with the protein MNADLQHHIQDFLAYGRQRGHSPNTLAAYRSALNKFAEYAAEQHVTSVSGVTRQLLRAYAAEIGGTLSPGGAHARLRPLKTFFMWLEDDEVLDRSPMRRVSLPKLPKHILPAVTRADMGLLLAAAGESNHPLRDRAMLVLLYDTGVRASELCGIRLDDLQPGGRLDISRAKGSRARTVPVSRTALRHMNRYLKQERPQTEEPILFLSRTGDPMNRNTVKQLLERLCKAAGTKRYSPHAFRRGFAVNYLRNSGDVFTLQRILGHTTLEMTNHYVVMQVEDLKEAHRRASPVDSLRLGRED; encoded by the coding sequence ATGAACGCTGACCTGCAACATCACATCCAGGATTTCCTGGCTTATGGCCGCCAGCGCGGCCACAGTCCCAACACCCTGGCGGCGTACCGCAGTGCGCTGAACAAGTTTGCCGAGTACGCCGCCGAGCAGCACGTCACCAGCGTCTCCGGCGTGACCCGCCAGCTGCTGCGGGCCTACGCTGCCGAAATAGGCGGAACCCTCAGCCCCGGCGGTGCCCACGCCCGCCTGCGGCCCCTCAAGACGTTCTTCATGTGGCTGGAAGACGACGAGGTGCTGGACCGCTCCCCGATGCGCCGAGTGTCCTTGCCGAAGTTGCCCAAGCACATCTTGCCTGCGGTCACACGCGCCGACATGGGCTTACTCCTGGCGGCTGCGGGAGAATCCAACCATCCGCTGCGTGACAGGGCCATGCTGGTGCTGCTATACGACACCGGCGTGCGTGCCTCCGAACTGTGCGGCATTCGCCTGGACGATCTTCAGCCGGGGGGCCGTCTGGACATCAGCCGCGCCAAAGGATCGCGTGCCCGCACAGTTCCGGTGTCCAGAACGGCGCTGAGGCACATGAACCGCTATCTGAAACAGGAGCGTCCTCAAACAGAAGAACCCATCCTTTTTCTTTCCAGAACCGGTGATCCGATGAACCGCAACACGGTCAAACAACTGCTGGAACGGCTCTGCAAGGCCGCCGGGACCAAGCGTTACAGCCCGCATGCTTTCCGGCGTGGTTTCGCCGTGAACTACCTGCGAAATTCCGGTGATGTCTTTACCCTCCAGCGGATTCTGGGCCACACCACGCTGGAGATGACCAATCACTACGTGGTCATGCAGGTCGAGGATCTCAAAGAGGCCCACAGGCGGGCCAGCCCAGTGGACAGTCTGCGCCTGGGTAGGGAGGACTGA
- a CDS encoding S1C family serine protease: MSLLRWFRMPALLLLSLLAYVLPAPGSGLAVLGGPQASSVPQTSAPQVPFPTLPQETLRLFERSRSAVVRLGSLDPGSMAMGLGTGFFISPGGELLTAYHVVSEGQLFQVQTLGGQRYPARLVAFDAAADVALLKVDVPGPFPYLNLSPRPPQVGEGVLAIGNSGGDFLQPREGKLLRLEAAASRADFPQGTLEMDARLAPGDSGGPIINGLGQVIGVVSYIRVDEYGATETSYAIPTVEGNALITDLKSGQQRDRGVVGLVFDLYHDGLTQVPGGVVSRVARGSPAERAGLRGHVRDQTGQMTDFGDIIVSVQGVQTRNSGDVIRELQRYGVGETVTVRYLRAEQEYEAQLRLVPKRSMRDL, from the coding sequence GTGAGTCTGCTGCGCTGGTTCCGCATGCCTGCCCTGCTGCTGCTCTCGCTGCTGGCGTATGTGTTGCCAGCACCGGGCAGTGGTCTGGCAGTCTTGGGCGGTCCTCAGGCCAGCAGTGTGCCTCAGACGTCTGCGCCGCAGGTGCCGTTTCCCACCTTGCCGCAGGAAACCCTGCGCCTGTTCGAGCGCTCCCGCTCGGCCGTGGTGCGGTTGGGGAGCCTCGATCCTGGCTCAATGGCGATGGGACTGGGCACCGGGTTTTTTATTTCGCCGGGCGGCGAACTGCTGACGGCCTACCATGTGGTGAGTGAGGGCCAACTGTTTCAGGTGCAGACCCTGGGAGGCCAGCGTTACCCGGCGCGTCTGGTGGCCTTTGACGCTGCCGCAGATGTCGCGCTGCTCAAGGTAGACGTTCCGGGGCCGTTTCCATACTTGAACCTCTCGCCGCGCCCGCCCCAGGTGGGTGAAGGAGTGCTGGCCATCGGCAACAGCGGTGGGGACTTTTTGCAGCCGCGTGAAGGCAAACTGCTGCGCCTGGAAGCGGCAGCCAGCCGCGCCGACTTTCCGCAGGGCACCTTGGAGATGGACGCCCGACTGGCTCCCGGTGACAGCGGCGGCCCGATCATCAACGGACTGGGGCAGGTCATTGGCGTGGTCAGTTATATCCGGGTAGACGAATACGGCGCTACCGAAACCTCATACGCCATCCCCACTGTGGAGGGCAATGCCCTGATCACCGACCTCAAGAGTGGTCAGCAGCGTGACCGGGGCGTGGTGGGGTTGGTCTTTGACCTGTACCATGATGGGCTGACCCAGGTGCCCGGCGGCGTGGTGTCGCGGGTGGCGCGCGGCAGCCCCGCCGAGCGTGCCGGACTGAGGGGCCATGTGCGCGACCAGACCGGCCAGATGACCGACTTTGGTGACATCATCGTCAGCGTGCAGGGGGTGCAGACCCGCAACTCCGGCGACGTGATCCGCGAGTTGCAGCGCTACGGCGTGGGTGAGACAGTCACGGTGCGGTACCTGCGGGCAGAGCAGGAGTATGAAGCTCAGCTGCGGCTGGTGCCCAAGCGGTCCATGCGGGACCTGTAG
- a CDS encoding IS630 family transposase (programmed frameshift) gives MEERRLAALPMLSDMTLSSKTIAQRFGVSASTVRTWRQRLRHGDTLEATFSSGRPSFLTDHQVAEIMAMIEAGPDPQRFPDGRWTTARIRDEIGCRYGVWYDHDWVGKLLLRWGFSWQKAEKRPLEQNAEQVDAWLEAELPSWKKKIDDGETIVWADEVGISMKPVIGNTWATRGQTPVILAKTNWKKLSVIGGITSKGQFFQQTHEGSVKAMGFIAFLTHLMRHIKGKITVVVDNAKIHKAKAVSAFVSQHERLSLTYLPPYSPELNPIERVWAYVKHHQLANFCPETLEQLKAYLRTVWPKIRYRQLPAKLLGIYPEVLPT, from the exons ATGGAAGAGCGGCGACTCGCCGCTCTTCCGATGCTCTCCGATATGACCCTGTCCTCCAAGACGATTGCCCAGCGTTTTGGTGTCAGCGCCAGCACTGTTCGTACCTGGCGGCAGCGCTTACGACATGGCGATACCCTTGAAGCTACTTTCTCCTCTGGACGTCCCTCCTTTCTCACCGATCACCAAGTGGCTGAAATCATGGCGATGATTGAGGCAGGGCCAGATCCACAGCGTTTTCCAGACGGGCGCTGGACTACCGCACGTATTCGCGACGAGATTGGATGCAGATATGGTGTCTGGTATGACCACGACTGGGTCGGAAAGCTGCTGTTACGCTGGGGCTTTTCCTGGCAGAAAGCAGAAAAACGCCCGTTGGAACAGAATGCTGAGCAGGTCGACGCTTGGCTGGAAGCAGAGCTTCCA TCCTGGAAAAAAAAGATAGATGATGGTGAAACCATCGTCTGGGCCGATGAAGTCGGAATCAGTATGAAGCCCGTGATTGGCAACACCTGGGCCACGCGTGGTCAGACCCCAGTGATTCTGGCCAAGACCAATTGGAAAAAGCTCTCCGTGATTGGCGGGATTACGTCTAAGGGCCAGTTTTTCCAGCAGACACACGAAGGGTCGGTCAAAGCGATGGGCTTCATCGCATTTTTGACGCATCTGATGCGACACATCAAGGGGAAGATCACTGTTGTGGTGGACAACGCTAAAATCCATAAGGCGAAGGCCGTTTCGGCCTTCGTATCACAACATGAACGACTGAGCCTAACGTACCTGCCACCGTACAGCCCTGAACTCAACCCCATTGAACGAGTGTGGGCCTATGTCAAACACCACCAACTCGCCAATTTTTGCCCAGAGACGCTGGAGCAACTCAAGGCTTACCTCCGTACGGTATGGCCGAAAATCCGCTATCGGCAACTCCCAGCCAAATTGCTAGGTATCTACCCTGAAGTGTTACCGACTTAG
- the lon gene encoding endopeptidase La: protein MSQSESNRIPRSVPVCPVRGSVIYPGMVQHIDASRAISIQAIEAAMEGEKHILIVSQLDKDVDDPKAKDLYDFGTVCQILRVRKNPDGSLQLLVSAQERAAVKTFTWQDEGGYFLAALRLPRLSTGDANEEKALRRELLGKFDEVAQAGRISSEAQQVAHAKDNLGELTDHIAFHMDFRLEDKQVLLELTDIPARARRVLALLDNEQEVQEVQAKIRAQVKEEIDKNQREYFLREQLKAIQRELQGGGEDGEELDEAEAFRTKIDELGLKEDVKKEIDREIGRLSRMHPDAAEAGVIRTYLTWVTELPWNKRSEDRLDIEQAAKTLDEDHYGLEKVKDRVLEFLAVRQLRKARAERGEITAADVNKGPILVFTGPPGVGKTSIAQSIAAALGREYVRIALGGARDESDIRGHRRTYIGSMPGRIIQGLRSAGTKNPVVLLDEIDKLGTSYQGDPSSALLEVLDPAQNQHFTDHYMGVPFDLSEVMFIATANYPDQIPEALMDRMEVIEFSSYIEQEKLEIAKRYLVPRQMEQNGLKKNQITLTDPALEKLISSYTREAGVRNLEREIGTVARKVARRIALGEIKRARVTDTELERYLGKPRHTPESEAPQDMVGVSTGMFYTPVGGDILFVETSVMPGKGGLVLTGQLGDVMKETARAALSYAKTNAERFHIDKDRLDNSEIHIHVPAGAIPKEGPSAGGAITTSLISALTGVPARRDTAMTGEMTLTGRYLPIGGLKEKVLGARRAGIRHIILPVANEPDIADIPAHLRASMQFHPCATLDEVLEHALVGGLKALEGETVTPPPTPKKGRGRRSGEANA, encoded by the coding sequence ATGTCTCAGTCCGAATCCAACCGCATTCCCCGCTCCGTCCCGGTCTGCCCGGTGCGCGGCAGCGTTATTTATCCCGGCATGGTGCAGCACATCGACGCCAGCCGTGCCATTTCCATTCAGGCCATTGAGGCCGCCATGGAAGGCGAAAAGCACATCCTGATCGTCTCGCAACTTGATAAAGACGTGGACGATCCCAAGGCCAAGGATCTCTATGACTTCGGGACCGTGTGCCAGATTCTGCGGGTCCGCAAGAACCCTGACGGCAGCCTGCAATTGCTGGTCTCAGCCCAGGAGCGCGCCGCTGTCAAGACCTTTACCTGGCAAGACGAGGGCGGTTATTTCCTGGCAGCCCTGCGTCTGCCCCGTCTGAGCACGGGTGACGCCAACGAAGAAAAAGCGCTGCGCCGTGAACTGCTGGGCAAGTTCGACGAGGTGGCCCAGGCGGGCCGTATTTCCTCTGAAGCGCAGCAGGTGGCCCACGCCAAGGACAATCTGGGCGAGCTGACCGATCACATCGCCTTTCACATGGATTTCCGTCTGGAAGACAAGCAGGTTTTGCTGGAACTGACTGACATTCCTGCCCGGGCCCGCCGGGTGCTGGCGCTGCTGGACAACGAACAGGAAGTCCAGGAGGTGCAGGCCAAGATTCGCGCCCAGGTCAAAGAAGAAATTGACAAGAACCAGCGCGAATACTTCCTGCGTGAGCAGCTCAAGGCCATTCAGCGCGAGCTGCAAGGCGGCGGTGAAGACGGCGAGGAGCTGGACGAAGCCGAAGCTTTCCGCACCAAGATTGACGAACTGGGCCTCAAAGAAGACGTCAAGAAGGAAATTGACCGCGAAATCGGCCGGCTGTCACGGATGCACCCCGACGCCGCCGAGGCGGGCGTGATCCGCACCTACCTGACCTGGGTGACCGAACTGCCCTGGAACAAGCGCAGCGAGGATCGCCTGGACATCGAGCAGGCTGCCAAAACGCTGGATGAAGACCACTACGGCCTGGAAAAAGTCAAGGACCGCGTGCTGGAGTTCCTGGCTGTGCGTCAGCTGCGCAAAGCCCGCGCCGAGCGCGGTGAAATTACTGCTGCCGACGTGAACAAAGGCCCGATTCTGGTGTTCACCGGACCTCCTGGGGTCGGGAAGACTTCCATCGCGCAGAGCATCGCTGCGGCGCTGGGCCGCGAGTACGTCCGCATCGCACTGGGCGGCGCCCGCGACGAATCGGATATCCGGGGTCACCGCCGCACCTACATCGGCTCTATGCCGGGGCGGATTATTCAGGGTCTGCGCAGCGCCGGAACCAAAAACCCAGTGGTGCTGCTGGACGAAATCGACAAGCTGGGAACCAGCTATCAGGGCGACCCCTCCAGCGCGCTGCTGGAAGTCCTCGATCCGGCACAGAACCAGCACTTTACCGATCACTACATGGGCGTGCCGTTCGACCTGTCCGAGGTCATGTTTATCGCCACCGCCAACTATCCCGACCAGATTCCCGAAGCGCTGATGGACCGCATGGAAGTGATCGAGTTCTCCTCTTACATCGAGCAGGAGAAGCTGGAAATTGCCAAGCGTTACCTCGTACCGCGCCAGATGGAGCAGAACGGTCTGAAGAAGAACCAGATTACCCTGACCGACCCGGCGCTGGAAAAACTGATCAGCTCGTACACCCGTGAAGCGGGCGTGCGTAACCTGGAACGCGAGATCGGCACCGTGGCCCGCAAGGTGGCCCGCCGCATCGCGCTGGGCGAGATCAAGCGTGCCCGCGTGACCGACACTGAGCTGGAACGCTACCTCGGCAAACCGCGTCACACCCCCGAATCCGAAGCGCCACAGGACATGGTGGGCGTCAGCACTGGCATGTTCTACACCCCGGTGGGCGGCGACATCCTGTTTGTGGAAACCAGCGTGATGCCCGGCAAGGGCGGTCTGGTCCTGACCGGACAGCTGGGTGACGTGATGAAGGAAACGGCCCGCGCCGCGCTGAGCTACGCCAAGACCAACGCCGAGCGCTTCCACATCGACAAAGACCGCTTGGACAACTCCGAAATCCACATTCACGTGCCAGCCGGGGCCATCCCCAAAGAAGGCCCCAGCGCAGGCGGTGCGATCACCACGTCGCTGATCAGTGCCCTGACGGGTGTACCCGCCCGCCGCGACACGGCCATGACCGGCGAAATGACCCTGACCGGACGCTACCTGCCGATCGGCGGTCTCAAGGAGAAGGTGCTGGGTGCGCGCCGCGCCGGAATCCGGCACATCATCCTGCCGGTCGCCAACGAGCCGGACATCGCCGACATCCCCGCGCACCTGCGGGCCAGCATGCAGTTTCACCCCTGCGCCACGCTGGATGAGGTGCTGGAGCATGCGCTCGTGGGCGGCCTGAAAGCGCTGGAAGGCGAGACCGTGACTCCACCCCCTACCCCTAAGAAGGGCCGGGGCCGCCGCAGCGGCGAAGCGAACGCCTGA
- a CDS encoding YqgE/AlgH family protein has protein sequence MSDSAEAPPLTFLVASPHLRGSFFGDALILLLEHTEEGAAGLVLTQSTGTPIHELLPDATDAQGEALLGGPVQLQVGWCLYERPVGGAGELRLVEGLMATTHAETFAQVRQSAQRYWLLLGYAGWSEGQLEGETREGAWLWLEDATPELLWDTPAEARWQRALDKLGVDPSRVAAGGAQA, from the coding sequence ATGTCCGATTCTGCTGAAGCGCCCCCCCTGACCTTTCTGGTCGCCAGTCCACATCTGCGTGGCAGTTTCTTCGGAGACGCCCTGATTCTGCTGCTGGAACACACCGAAGAAGGGGCCGCCGGGTTGGTGCTGACCCAGTCCACCGGGACACCCATCCACGAACTGCTGCCCGACGCGACTGACGCGCAGGGTGAGGCTTTGCTGGGCGGGCCCGTGCAGCTGCAAGTGGGCTGGTGCCTGTATGAGCGGCCTGTGGGCGGCGCGGGCGAACTGCGCTTGGTGGAAGGCCTGATGGCGACCACCCACGCCGAAACCTTCGCCCAGGTGCGCCAGAGTGCTCAGCGCTACTGGCTGCTGCTGGGCTACGCGGGCTGGAGTGAGGGGCAGCTGGAAGGCGAAACCCGTGAGGGAGCCTGGCTGTGGTTGGAAGACGCCACGCCTGAATTGTTATGGGATACGCCTGCCGAGGCACGCTGGCAGCGCGCGCTGGACAAGCTGGGCGTGGATCCCAGCCGGGTGGCGGCAGGCGGGGCACAGGCCTGA
- a CDS encoding MDR family MFS transporter: MTLPTPAAPEPEPFSLRQLSGAQWALIVSTFLMWAGFFLIIPLVTVHFVGGLGWAAGAVGAVLGVRQLTQQGLTVLGGAWADRIGPRRLILWGCLLRAAGFAAMAFSGSFWALLLAGLIAGLGGALFDAPKSAAITALTRPEYRPQLFSLLSVAGNLGMVLGPLLGALMIGLGFSVAALISASAYVLCWLILRSLPNIQPQAGSGGLDGLRAAVTDPRLVRFTLALIGYFLLSTQLNVAVTLRAVELGGTGATGPLYALNAGLAVLLQYPLLRWTSAHWPARTVLTVAVSLTAVSLGLMGFAQTFTALLACAALYSLGTMLVFPTQQTLVSRLAPPALAGSYFGFSSLSLGVGGALGNLLGGSLVDFGQALGHPQLPWLLLMVTGLLTVIALRWALRDVPTAEQAAQSANE, from the coding sequence ATGACCCTTCCCACGCCCGCTGCCCCTGAGCCTGAACCTTTCTCCCTGCGGCAGCTCAGCGGGGCACAGTGGGCCCTGATCGTCAGCACTTTTTTGATGTGGGCCGGATTTTTCCTGATTATCCCACTGGTCACCGTACATTTCGTGGGTGGCCTGGGCTGGGCTGCCGGGGCAGTCGGGGCTGTCCTGGGCGTGCGGCAACTGACCCAGCAAGGGCTGACCGTGTTGGGCGGGGCCTGGGCCGACCGAATCGGCCCCCGGCGACTGATCCTGTGGGGCTGCTTGCTGCGGGCGGCCGGATTTGCGGCGATGGCCTTTTCGGGCAGCTTCTGGGCGCTGCTCTTGGCGGGGCTGATCGCAGGCCTGGGCGGCGCACTCTTCGATGCCCCCAAAAGCGCTGCCATTACCGCCCTGACCCGGCCGGAATACCGCCCGCAGCTGTTTAGCCTGCTCAGCGTGGCGGGCAACCTGGGCATGGTGCTGGGGCCGCTGCTGGGGGCACTGATGATCGGGCTGGGCTTTTCGGTGGCGGCACTGATCAGTGCGTCGGCCTATGTGCTGTGCTGGCTGATTCTGCGGTCACTACCGAACATCCAGCCGCAGGCCGGGAGCGGGGGGCTGGACGGCCTGCGGGCCGCCGTAACCGACCCACGTTTGGTGCGCTTCACGCTGGCCCTGATCGGGTATTTTTTGCTCAGCACCCAGCTGAATGTGGCGGTGACGCTGCGGGCGGTAGAGTTGGGCGGCACTGGGGCCACCGGGCCGCTGTATGCGCTGAATGCCGGCCTGGCGGTGCTGCTGCAATATCCGCTCCTGCGCTGGACCTCGGCCCACTGGCCTGCGCGTACCGTCCTCACGGTGGCCGTCAGCCTGACCGCCGTGTCCCTGGGACTGATGGGATTCGCACAGACCTTTACGGCGCTGCTGGCCTGCGCCGCGCTGTACTCACTGGGCACCATGCTGGTCTTTCCCACCCAGCAGACCCTGGTCTCCCGGCTGGCTCCGCCTGCACTGGCCGGCAGCTATTTCGGGTTCAGCTCGCTCAGCCTGGGGGTCGGCGGCGCACTGGGCAACCTGCTGGGCGGCAGCCTGGTGGACTTTGGGCAAGCACTGGGCCACCCCCAGTTGCCCTGGCTGCTGCTGATGGTGACTGGCCTGCTCACGGTCATCGCCCTGCGCTGGGCCTTACGGGACGTGCCGACCGCTGAGCAAGCAGCGCAGTCGGCCAATGAATAG